TCTGAACGCATCTTACCGAAATTTAACACAGCTTCTATCAAAATTAGCAAAGAAGAAGGGCTAGTTCTTTACGAGGATATGGTCTTAGGCCGCTTTTTTGAGGATAAATGTGCTGAAATGTATTATCGAGGCCGGATGTTTGGTTTTGTTCATCTCTACAACGGTCAAGAAGCGGTTTCTACTGGGGTGATCAAAGCTTTACGCAATGGAGAAGATTATGTTTCGAGTACCTATCGGGATCATGTTCATGCCCTCAGTTGTGGAGTTCCTGCTCGTGAAGTGATGGCCGAGTTGTTTGGTAAGGCTACAGGCTGTAGTAAGGGGCGAGGCGGCTCTATGCACTTATTTTCGGCAGAGCATGGCTTATTAGGGGGTTATGCTTTTGTGGCCGAAGGTATTCCCGTAGCAACAGGGGCGGCGTTTCAGAGTAAATACCGACGGGAAGCGATGGGGGATCAAAACGCTGATCAAGTGAGCGTTTGTTTTTTTGGGGATGGGGCCAGCAATAATGGTCAATTTTTTGAATGTTTGAATATGGCGGCTCTTTGGAAACTGCCTATGATTTATGTGGTAGAAAATAATAAATGGGCCATCGGTATGGCTCATGATCGGGCTACCTCTCAACCGGAAATTTACAAAAAAGCCAGTGTGTTTAACATGGTTGGCGTTGAAGTGGATGGGATGGACGTTTTGGCCGTGCGAAAAGTGGCTCAAGAGGCAGTAGAGCGCGCCCGTGCTGGAGAGGGGCCTACTTTAATTGAAGCTTTAACCTATCGGTTTCGGGGTCATTCTTTGGCTGATCCTGATGAACTTCGTTCTCCTGATGAAAAACAATTTTGGGGAGGACGAGATCCTATTGAAAAATTAGGAGCTTATTTAGTAAAAAATAAATTAGCTGATCAAGAGGAACTCAAAGCCATTAAGGTTAAAATTCAAGGGGTTATTGATGAAGCGGTGAAGTTCGCGGAAGACAGTCCGGAACCTGATGCTAGTGAACTTTATCGTTATGTTTTTGCAGAAGATGAATAGTTTTTGAATAAATTATTTAGGGTACTTTGACCATATTTGAGTAAAATATCGGTTATCGCTAACAAAATTGACTGAAATAACGCAAAATGGCAAAAAAAATTACCGAGCTTTTTGGCGGTGAGACCCTCCCCAATATCGTGTTGATCATCACAGATCAACAGCGTGCCTTACAGCATTTTCCTGATAATTTCATTGATCGGCTCCCCGCTTTGCAGCAACTAACCAATCAAGGGCTTAGTTTTGAGCAAGCATTCACGGCTACTTGTGCTTGCGCTCCCAGTCGAGCAACATTTCTGACAAGTCAGTATCCAGCTAAACATAAAACGACAAATACGGGTCAGATGAGTCCAATAGATCCTCTGGATAACAGTCTAGATAATTTAGCCAAAGTGCTGGAGCGGGCTGGCTACAAAACCCGTGCCTGGTTCGGCAAATGGCATCTTGGTTGGGTGGAGGATGTTCCCGAACCGGAGAAGGGTATTGGCCCAGTTCGGGCCGGATTCAGCGAATGGGGTGGAGAAGAAGCAGGAATTACCATCAGTGACTATAAAACTCTCGGTGGTGGTACACCAAACTACGATCAGAAATATCTCGACCAAATGCTGAATTTCATTGATAATCGCCAAAGCGATGACCCATTCTGTCTTGTTGCTTCGTTCGTTAATCCCCATGACGGATTCGTTGCCCACCATGGGTTGACAAGTAGTGTTTATGGAGATTCTGGATACCCGGAATCTACCTTTACTGGCTCAGAAGTCGCTGATGTTTCACTACCGCCAAACTTTTCGTCGAGTCTGCTTACAGCACCACGCGCTCAAGCTGCGACGAACTGGTGGAATATACCCTACTCAATCCATACCCCAGAGGAATACGTTAAGTTCTACGCTCATCTCCAGTGCTTAGTGGATGTACAGATCAAAACGCTCCTTGACAAGCTCGCAGAAAATGAAGAGCGGATGAACAACACCCTGATCATTCGCTTTGCCGACCACGGTGAAATGGGCATGAGTCACGGTATGCTCGAAAAATTCTTCAATGCTTACGAGGAAAGTATCCGCATACCTCTTGTGTTCTCCAATCCTGAAGTCTGGCCCACGGGACAAAAAACACAATCCCTTGTAAGTCTTGTGGATTTAGCTCCCACCTTAGCATCTCTACTCAAGGTTGAACATGATAGTTTTGATGGAGAAGATTTGACACCAATTCTAGAAAATCCCGGTGATCCAGGGATTCGGGAGTTGATCCATTTTACCTACGATGACAATCCTGCGGGAACACTGCCTAGTATTGTTCGGATGATTCGGACAGATAAATGGAAATATGCTGTTTATTGTAGCAATAAGGGTACGGATGCAGATTGGGAACTCTATGATTTAGAAAAAGATCATCTCGAAGAGCATAACCTGGCTGGCAAGACCGAATATATTGATACGCAGTCCATGTTGAATGAGAAATTAGAGCGTGTCATGAGCGAGATGGGAACTACGCCCGAATTTTGGCCGCCCCAGGCAACGGAGCAAAGTCGAGGCATCTTCAAAAAAACCTAAATAAAATTTGCTCAATCAGTTTGAACCGTTTTAAACGTACCCCATCTAAGTCACAGATTTTAGATGGGTGCTGCTCTGGGAAATTTGCTTAAACCCTTGATTTTACCTGACGTAATTGCTCTTTTCCCCATTGATTTTGAGAAGAAGATGGATGAACTTGATATTTAATCACATTGCCTAATTCCTGTAATTGACTGATGGCTTCTGCTCCTTCTAATTTCATCAGTTCCCGATCATCGCGCATTTCCGTCCACGTGATCCCATAATCTGACACTAAAAAACGGATCAGGTGGTTTTCTCCTAAACTGACCATAAATGAGGCACTGTTCATCTGATCTCCACAGGTATAGCAAGAAGCCAGATAGCCTCGATTTTCTAAGACGATCGCTAGGGCCTGGAGATTCATTACCAAGTCTTTCACGAAGTCACGGTGTTGTTGAGCTAATCGGGTAAACACTTTGTTTCCTCCTGATAACACTCCTCATTATAAAACCTTAAAACTTTTTTAAGATTTATATTTGGTGATATCATATACAATATTATACGGCAATTTAGATTGAAAAAAATAAACTCCCATGCACTAACGTAGCTCAGTTTTGCCGAATTGCCCAGTATAGGTCGTTACACTCGTTTAATTGTCCTATTGGTTTAAGAATTGCCAATAGGTTGAAAAGGTTATTAGTAGGGGTCAATGGCCGTTGACCCCTACTCAAACAGGCTATAAAATAAACTTGGCAAATAGTCCATCTCAGGTTAAGCTCTAAGCGTAATTAGTTAATATCGCTAATTTTTTGTGTGGTGTAGAGAAATTGATGAACTTGTCTAAATCCCGTCGTCAACCTCGTCCTTGGGGACTTATCCTAGAAATTCTCTTGATTACCAGTGCGATCGCTGCTGCTGCGGGGGTAGGTTTCGGGGCGGCTTTGCGCTTGAACCGACCGGCTGAACCTGGGGCCAGTGCGTTACATTCGGATCAGTCTTTTCCTCCCCGTCAAGATTGGCCCATTGGCCAATCTTCGGACACTGTTTCTCAATGATATTAGTCAGTTCTTAGACCAGTCAAGGACTCAGACCAATTTTGAGAACCCGCAGACTGGTCTGTTTCACAGACTTCAAAGGTTTTCTGACAAGCTTGGGGCCATCCCAACGCTTGGATAGATAAATTAGCGATCGCATCTCGACTGACCTGGCCTTTAATATTATCCCCTTGGTCAAAGATCAGGGGTTTATCTCCCGGTTTTTCTGTGAGGGCGCAGGGTCGAATAATAGTGTAATTGAGTCCACTGTGACGCACCACTTCTTCTCCTCGCCATTTCCAGGTCAAAATCCCCCCTAATTGGTCATTTAAACGCACAGCAGGAGGTTCTTCTGCTAAATTTAGTCCAGGACGACCAGGACGAGTCACTCCTGCTGAACTAATTAAAATAAATTGAGGGGTATTACATTGACCCCCATAAGCCTTAATTGATTCTAATTCTAAGCTAAACAACCCAGGGGAGAATTTAGGGTTTAAGGCCCCATCATATTCAAATTTACTGTGCATCAACTGCATGGAATAGACACAACTAGGGTCAAATCTCCCCATTTCTGGTACAGTTTTGGCCCGAAATACGGGAATTAATTGAGCAAAAGGAATACGAACAGTGGTCGGACAATTAGAGAGGGTATCGAAAGAATAACAATAACCCACCCCGTCCCATTTGCCCTCACAACGAATGATAAACTTATATCGCTTACCATCGCCCTCTACTCGTAATTCAATGCCTTCATAAGCCGATAAATCGAGGGGAGGTTGTAAGTTACGGGTACGCACAGAAGCAAACCCTCCATTATTTGCTATGGAGACATTTCCCGAAAAAACGGCCCTATTGTTCCTGAGTCCCATATTACTTTCGCTGACTCCTCCCATGACCACATCATCTATGGCCCCCCAAGTGTTTTTTAAGTCTTCAGTAGGGTTAGTAAAATCAAAGATAAGTTTTTCGGCGGGTCTAAGGTATTTTTTAACTAAATTGACTAAATTTTGCATCCCTAAGTATTCCACTTGTTCGGGAGTATCTACTACTTCGGGGAGATAAAATTTAATGCCTTGATAATATTTCTCGCGGTTTGGGGTGTCTCCTTCGACGGGTTGAACACGGGTTCCGCTACAGCAAATGACAGCAGAGACATTTTCTAACAGTTTTGGGGTGAGAGTTTGGGGAATAGTAATATCGCCTTCAATGATGTCTACTCCTTCTCCTAACAATGCCTTGGCTTTTTGTCCATCTCTGACTAAAGCGCGAACTCGATAATTTTTCTCTTGTAACAAGCGAACAACTCGCTTACCGACTCCACCAGTCGCTCCTGCGACTAAAATCATGCTCATAGTTGAATTATTGTCTATTTTAGAGGAAGGGTTAGGACTTTGACCAAATAATCTTTGTAAACAACTGATAAAAGGAATAATTTCAAAATAGTTGAGGGTTTGCCATAATCGTCCAAAATCCCATTTTTCCCGATTTTGACTCATAATATTATCCTCTTTTTGATTGATGATTATTTCTACTGTAACGAATTGTTAACTTTTCTGGGTTAAGGTTTGATCCTCCTAACCCTGCTTAAAAAGGGGGCTATGTTCAGTAGATGGACAAGTTTTTCCGACCATTTTCGAGTGCCATCTACTGATGTTCTAGGGTTATCAAGCTTTTGAGACAGTTTAGTGACATAATGATAGATAAAGGTAATGGGTGGGTATTCTATAAATAGGACGCCACCTGCCCAAAAGCAGTCTGATTCGTACTAAAATTAAATATACATAATTACTAAATTCATTCCTTATTTCCCATGCGTACCATTCTTGTGGCTGATGATAGTCCCGCCCTGCGTGAACTAATTTCTGGTTTATTAATAGAAAATGGCTTTTCTGTCAAGACTGCTGTTAATGGGATTGAAGCATT
The genomic region above belongs to Aphanothece sacrum FPU1 and contains:
- the pdhA gene encoding pyruvate dehydrogenase (acetyl-transferring) E1 component subunit alpha is translated as MVSERILPKFNTASIKISKEEGLVLYEDMVLGRFFEDKCAEMYYRGRMFGFVHLYNGQEAVSTGVIKALRNGEDYVSSTYRDHVHALSCGVPAREVMAELFGKATGCSKGRGGSMHLFSAEHGLLGGYAFVAEGIPVATGAAFQSKYRREAMGDQNADQVSVCFFGDGASNNGQFFECLNMAALWKLPMIYVVENNKWAIGMAHDRATSQPEIYKKASVFNMVGVEVDGMDVLAVRKVAQEAVERARAGEGPTLIEALTYRFRGHSLADPDELRSPDEKQFWGGRDPIEKLGAYLVKNKLADQEELKAIKVKIQGVIDEAVKFAEDSPEPDASELYRYVFAEDE
- a CDS encoding sulfatase-like hydrolase/transferase, giving the protein MAKKITELFGGETLPNIVLIITDQQRALQHFPDNFIDRLPALQQLTNQGLSFEQAFTATCACAPSRATFLTSQYPAKHKTTNTGQMSPIDPLDNSLDNLAKVLERAGYKTRAWFGKWHLGWVEDVPEPEKGIGPVRAGFSEWGGEEAGITISDYKTLGGGTPNYDQKYLDQMLNFIDNRQSDDPFCLVASFVNPHDGFVAHHGLTSSVYGDSGYPESTFTGSEVADVSLPPNFSSSLLTAPRAQAATNWWNIPYSIHTPEEYVKFYAHLQCLVDVQIKTLLDKLAENEERMNNTLIIRFADHGEMGMSHGMLEKFFNAYEESIRIPLVFSNPEVWPTGQKTQSLVSLVDLAPTLASLLKVEHDSFDGEDLTPILENPGDPGIRELIHFTYDDNPAGTLPSIVRMIRTDKWKYAVYCSNKGTDADWELYDLEKDHLEEHNLAGKTEYIDTQSMLNEKLERVMSEMGTTPEFWPPQATEQSRGIFKKT
- a CDS encoding DUF1815 family protein; translation: MFTRLAQQHRDFVKDLVMNLQALAIVLENRGYLASCYTCGDQMNSASFMVSLGENHLIRFLVSDYGITWTEMRDDRELMKLEGAEAISQLQELGNVIKYQVHPSSSQNQWGKEQLRQVKSRV
- a CDS encoding CIA30 family protein codes for the protein MSQNREKWDFGRLWQTLNYFEIIPFISCLQRLFGQSPNPSSKIDNNSTMSMILVAGATGGVGKRVVRLLQEKNYRVRALVRDGQKAKALLGEGVDIIEGDITIPQTLTPKLLENVSAVICCSGTRVQPVEGDTPNREKYYQGIKFYLPEVVDTPEQVEYLGMQNLVNLVKKYLRPAEKLIFDFTNPTEDLKNTWGAIDDVVMGGVSESNMGLRNNRAVFSGNVSIANNGGFASVRTRNLQPPLDLSAYEGIELRVEGDGKRYKFIIRCEGKWDGVGYCYSFDTLSNCPTTVRIPFAQLIPVFRAKTVPEMGRFDPSCVYSMQLMHSKFEYDGALNPKFSPGLFSLELESIKAYGGQCNTPQFILISSAGVTRPGRPGLNLAEEPPAVRLNDQLGGILTWKWRGEEVVRHSGLNYTIIRPCALTEKPGDKPLIFDQGDNIKGQVSRDAIANLSIQALGWPQACQKTFEVCETDQSAGSQNWSESLTGLRTD